A region of the Pseudomonas silesiensis genome:
CCGATTATTCGCGGAACAATCCTTCAGGCTGGCATACTGGGCCACTTTTCGGGCCTGGTGCCTGATCCTGTCCGCGCGCCAGCGCTCCAATGAGGATGCACGGTGAAAAAGATCGCAGTATTCGCCGATGTCCAGAACCTCTATTACACCGTGCGTCAGGCCTATGGTTGCCACTTCAACTATGCCGCGCTGTGGGCTGACATCAGCAAGCAGGGGGAGATCGTCGAGGCCTATGCCTACGCGATCGATCGTGGCGACAGCAAACAGCAACAGTTCCAGCAGATCCTGCGCAACCTCGGTTTCACCGTGAAGCTCAAGCCCTACATCCAGCGCAGCGACGGCTCGGCCAAGGGCGACTGGGACGTGGGCATCACCCTCGATATCATGGACGCCGCCGATCATGTCGACGAAGTGGTGCTGGCCTCCGGTGACGGTGATTTCGACATGCTGCTGGAGCGCATCATCGCCAAGCACGGGGTGCAGGCGGTGGCCTACGGCGTGCCGGGCCTGACGGCCAACTCGCTGATCCGTGCCGCCAGCCGATATGTGCCGATCGAAGGCGCGTTGTTGCTCAAGAATTGATTTTTACGGAGTTGAAACAGGTTTGGAACGCATAGCAGTCATCGACTTTGAAACCACCGGGATCTCCCCGAGCAGCAGCTGCCGGGCCACGGAAATCGCCGTGGTGATTCTTGAACAGGGGCGCATCGTCGAGCGTTACCAGAGCCTGATGAACGCCGGCGTGCGCGTACCGGCCTTCATCGAACAACTGACCGGCATCAGCAATGCCATGTTGCGCACCGC
Encoded here:
- a CDS encoding NYN domain-containing protein; amino-acid sequence: MKKIAVFADVQNLYYTVRQAYGCHFNYAALWADISKQGEIVEAYAYAIDRGDSKQQQFQQILRNLGFTVKLKPYIQRSDGSAKGDWDVGITLDIMDAADHVDEVVLASGDGDFDMLLERIIAKHGVQAVAYGVPGLTANSLIRAASRYVPIEGALLLKN